One Setaria viridis chromosome 3, Setaria_viridis_v4.0, whole genome shotgun sequence DNA window includes the following coding sequences:
- the LOC117849345 gene encoding protein ETHYLENE-INSENSITIVE 3-like 2, with protein sequence MLSALMLSYDWPVGQRQGWTGAPPSWWPTAAEDWWVPEVVAHLNTMPAHTPVPLKKVEKVAVLVVVMKHLSPDFDRISEKVEVSQNAKAKLTAEQKNLWKSALENEAARHKTAESGRWAK encoded by the coding sequence ATGCTCTCGGCGCTGATGCTGTCCTACGACTGGCCGGTGGGGCAGCGCCAAGGCTGGACCGGCGCCCCACCGTCGTggtggccgacggcggcggaggactgGTGGGTCCCGGAGGTTGTCGCGCACCTGAACACGATGCCAGCGCACACGCCGGTGCCGCTCAAGAAGGTGGAGAAGGTGGCGGTGCTCGTCGTCGTCATGAAGCACCTCTCGCCGGACTTCGACAGGATCTCCGAGAAGGTGGAGGTGAGCCAGAACGCCAAGGCCAAGCTGACCGCCGAGCAAAAAAATCTGTGGAAAAGCGCCCTCGAGAACGAGGCCGCGAGGCACAAGACTGCTGAGAGTGGGCGGTGGGCGAAATAG